TTCCAAAAAGGTTTACCCCTTCTCTTCTACATAGTTTTTTCTTAGGTCCTGTATAGCGCATTTTTACTTATTTTAAAATACTAATAAAATTTTGTTTTGTATATCAATGAAACTTGAAATTACATTCTTCGAACTTTCTTTTTTCTGCATCCATTATGAGGAACTGGAGTAACATCAAAGATTGCTCTCAAATCTACTCATCCTGAGATAAGACCTCTAATAGCTTGTTCTCGACCGACACCAATTCATTTTATAAAAACATCAACTGTCTCTAAACCATGAAGTTGTTTTGCTTTTTGAACTGCTTGTTCTGAAGTCATTTGAGCAGCATATGGAGTAGACTCTCTTGCCC
This sequence is a window from Candidatus Gracilibacteria bacterium. Protein-coding genes within it:
- the rpsK gene encoding 30S ribosomal protein S11, yielding MATATKKSKKTKKIVQVGQAHIMASFNNTIVSITDEQGNVLSWATGGSVGFRGARESTPYAAQMTSEQAVQKAKQLHGLETVDVFIKGIGVGREQAIRGLISGGVDLRAIFDVTPVPHNGCRKKKVRRM